A DNA window from Bubalus bubalis isolate 160015118507 breed Murrah chromosome 20, NDDB_SH_1, whole genome shotgun sequence contains the following coding sequences:
- the LRFN5 gene encoding leucine-rich repeat and fibronectin type-III domain-containing protein 5 isoform X2 → MEKFLFYLFFIGIAVKAQICPKRCVCQILSPNLATLCAKKGLLFVPPNIDRRTVELRLADNFVTNIKRKDFANMTSLVDLTLSRNTISFITPHAFADLRNLRALHLNSNRLTKITNDMFSGLSNLHHLILNNNQLTLISSTAFDDVFALEELDLSYNNLETIPWDAVEKMVSLHTLSLDHNMIDNIPKGTFSHLHKMTRLDVTSNKLQKLPPDPLFQRAQVLATSGIISPSTFALSFGGNPLHCNCELLWLRRLSREDDLETCASPALLTGRYFWSIPEEEFLCEPPLITRHTHEMRVLEGQRATLRCKARGDPEPAIHWISPEGKLISNATRSLVYDNGTLDILITTVKDTGAFTCIASNPAGEATQTVDLHIIKLPHLLNNTNHIHEPDPGSSDISTSTKSGSNASSSNGDTKISQDKIVVAEATSSTALLKFNFQRNIPGIRMFQIQYNGTYDDTLVYRMIPPTSKTFLVNNLAAGTMYDLCVLAIYDDGITSLTATRVVGCIQFTTEQDYVRCHFMQSQFLGGTMIIIIGGIIVASVLVFIIILMIRYKVCNNNGQHKVTKVSNVYSQTNGAQIQGCSGTLPQSVSKQAVGHEENAQCCKVASDNVIQPSETCSSQDSSTTTSALPPTWTSSTSVSQKQKRKTGTKPGAEPQSEAVTNAESQNVNRNNSTALQLASRPPDSEGPASKRAHSKPKAGVNLKSTTSLSPEKNCY, encoded by the exons AtggaaaaatttcttttttatctgtttttcattGGCatagcagtgaaagctcagatcTGTCCGAAGCGTTGTGTCTGTCAGATTTTGTCTCCTAATCTTGCAACCCTTTGTGCCAAGAAAGGGCTTTTATTTGTGCCACCAAACATTGACAGAAGAACTGTGGAACTGCGTTTGGCAGACAATTTTGttacaaatattaaaaggaaagattTTGCCAATATGACCAGCTTAGTGGACCTAACTCTGTCCAGGAATACAATAAGTTTTATTACACCTCATGCTTTTGCTGACTTACGGAATCTGAGGGCATTGCATTTGAATAGCAACAGATTGACTAAAATTACAAATGACATGTTCAGTGGGCTTTCCAATCTCCATCACTTGATATTGAACAACAATCAGCTGACTTTAATTTCTTCTACAGCATTTGATGATGTCTTTGCCCTCGAAGAGCTGGATCTGTCGTATAATAATTTAGAAACAATTCCATGGGATGCTGTTGAGAAGATGGTTAGCTTGCACACCCTCAGTTTGGACCACAATATGATTGATAACATTCCTAAGGGGACTTTCTCCCACTTGCACAAGATGACTCGGCTAGATGTAACATCAAATAAACTGCAGAAGCTACCACCTGACCCTCTCTTTCAGAGAGCTCAGGTCCTAGCAACCTCAGGAATCATAAGCCCGTCTACTTTTGCATTAAGTTTTGGCGGAAACCCTTTGCATTGCAATTGTGAACTGCTGTGGTTGAGACGTCTATCCAGAGAAGATGACCTGGAGACCTGTGCTTCTCCAGCACTTTTAACTGGCCGCTATTTTTGGTCCATTCCTGAGGAAGAGTTTTTGTGTGAGCCTCCTCTCATTACTCGGCATACCCACGAGATGAGAGTCCTGGAGGGTCAAAGGGCAACCCTGAGGTGCAAAGCCAGGGGAGACCCCGAACCTGCAATTCACTGGATTTCTCCTGAAGGGAAGCTTATTTCAAATGCAACAAGATCTCTGGTGTATGATAATGGAACACTTGATATTCTTATAACGACTGTGAAGGATACAGGTGCTTTTACCTGCATTGCTTCCAATCCTGCTGGGGAGGCAACACAAACGGTGGATCTTCATATCATTAAGCTCCCTCACTTACTAAACAATACGAACCATATCCACGAGCCTGATCCTGGTTCTTCAGACATCTCCACGTCTACTAAGTCAGGTTCGAATGCAAGCAGTAGTAACGGTGATACTAAAATAAGTCAAGATAAAATTGTGGTGGCAGAAGCAACATCATCTACTGCActacttaaatttaattttcaaagaaatatccCGGGAATACGTATGTTTCAAATCCAGTACAATGGTACTTATGATGACACCCTTgtttacag AATGATACCTCCTACGAGCAAAACTTTTCTTGTCAATAACCTGGCTGCTGGAACTATGTATGACTTGTGTGTCTTGGCAATATATGATGATGGCATCACTTCCCTCACTGCCACAAGAGTCGTGGGTTGCATCCAGTTTACTACGGAACAGGATTACGTGCGGTGCCATTTCATGCAGTCCCAGTTTCTGGGAGGCACCATGATCATTATTATTGGTGGAATCATTGTAGCATCTGTGCTGGTTTTCATCATCATTCTAATGATCCGGTATAAGGTTTGTAACAACAATGGGCAACACAAGGTTACCAAGGTCAGCAACGTCTACTCTCAAACAAACGGGGCTCAAATACAAGGCTGCAGTGGGACGCTGCCCCAGTCTGTGTCCAAACAAGCTGTGGGTCATGAAGAGAATGCCCAGTGTTGTAAAGTTGCCAGTGACAATGTGATACAACCGTCAGAAACGTGTTCAAGTCAGGACTCCTCTACCACTACCTCCGCTTTGCCTCCTACCTGGACTTCAAGCACGTCTGTGTcccaaaagcagaaaagaaagactGGCACAAAACCAGGTGCCGAACCACAGAGTGAAGCCGTCACAAACGCTGAGTCCCAAAACGTGAACAGGAACAACTCAACTGCCTTGCAGTTAGCTAGTCGACCTCCTGATTCTGAGGGGCCCGCATCTAAAAGAGCACATTCAAAGCCAA agGCCGGAGTTAATCTGAAGAGCAccacttctctctctcctgaAAAAAATTGCTACTGA
- the LRFN5 gene encoding leucine-rich repeat and fibronectin type-III domain-containing protein 5 isoform X1: MEKFLFYLFFIGIAVKAQICPKRCVCQILSPNLATLCAKKGLLFVPPNIDRRTVELRLADNFVTNIKRKDFANMTSLVDLTLSRNTISFITPHAFADLRNLRALHLNSNRLTKITNDMFSGLSNLHHLILNNNQLTLISSTAFDDVFALEELDLSYNNLETIPWDAVEKMVSLHTLSLDHNMIDNIPKGTFSHLHKMTRLDVTSNKLQKLPPDPLFQRAQVLATSGIISPSTFALSFGGNPLHCNCELLWLRRLSREDDLETCASPALLTGRYFWSIPEEEFLCEPPLITRHTHEMRVLEGQRATLRCKARGDPEPAIHWISPEGKLISNATRSLVYDNGTLDILITTVKDTGAFTCIASNPAGEATQTVDLHIIKLPHLLNNTNHIHEPDPGSSDISTSTKSGSNASSSNGDTKISQDKIVVAEATSSTALLKFNFQRNIPGIRMFQIQYNGTYDDTLVYRMIPPTSKTFLVNNLAAGTMYDLCVLAIYDDGITSLTATRVVGCIQFTTEQDYVRCHFMQSQFLGGTMIIIIGGIIVASVLVFIIILMIRYKVCNNNGQHKVTKVSNVYSQTNGAQIQGCSGTLPQSVSKQAVGHEENAQCCKVASDNVIQPSETCSSQDSSTTTSALPPTWTSSTSVSQKQKRKTGTKPGAEPQSEAVTNAESQNVNRNNSTALQLASRPPDSEGPASKRAHSKPNALPTNVDQIVQETQRPELI, encoded by the exons AtggaaaaatttcttttttatctgtttttcattGGCatagcagtgaaagctcagatcTGTCCGAAGCGTTGTGTCTGTCAGATTTTGTCTCCTAATCTTGCAACCCTTTGTGCCAAGAAAGGGCTTTTATTTGTGCCACCAAACATTGACAGAAGAACTGTGGAACTGCGTTTGGCAGACAATTTTGttacaaatattaaaaggaaagattTTGCCAATATGACCAGCTTAGTGGACCTAACTCTGTCCAGGAATACAATAAGTTTTATTACACCTCATGCTTTTGCTGACTTACGGAATCTGAGGGCATTGCATTTGAATAGCAACAGATTGACTAAAATTACAAATGACATGTTCAGTGGGCTTTCCAATCTCCATCACTTGATATTGAACAACAATCAGCTGACTTTAATTTCTTCTACAGCATTTGATGATGTCTTTGCCCTCGAAGAGCTGGATCTGTCGTATAATAATTTAGAAACAATTCCATGGGATGCTGTTGAGAAGATGGTTAGCTTGCACACCCTCAGTTTGGACCACAATATGATTGATAACATTCCTAAGGGGACTTTCTCCCACTTGCACAAGATGACTCGGCTAGATGTAACATCAAATAAACTGCAGAAGCTACCACCTGACCCTCTCTTTCAGAGAGCTCAGGTCCTAGCAACCTCAGGAATCATAAGCCCGTCTACTTTTGCATTAAGTTTTGGCGGAAACCCTTTGCATTGCAATTGTGAACTGCTGTGGTTGAGACGTCTATCCAGAGAAGATGACCTGGAGACCTGTGCTTCTCCAGCACTTTTAACTGGCCGCTATTTTTGGTCCATTCCTGAGGAAGAGTTTTTGTGTGAGCCTCCTCTCATTACTCGGCATACCCACGAGATGAGAGTCCTGGAGGGTCAAAGGGCAACCCTGAGGTGCAAAGCCAGGGGAGACCCCGAACCTGCAATTCACTGGATTTCTCCTGAAGGGAAGCTTATTTCAAATGCAACAAGATCTCTGGTGTATGATAATGGAACACTTGATATTCTTATAACGACTGTGAAGGATACAGGTGCTTTTACCTGCATTGCTTCCAATCCTGCTGGGGAGGCAACACAAACGGTGGATCTTCATATCATTAAGCTCCCTCACTTACTAAACAATACGAACCATATCCACGAGCCTGATCCTGGTTCTTCAGACATCTCCACGTCTACTAAGTCAGGTTCGAATGCAAGCAGTAGTAACGGTGATACTAAAATAAGTCAAGATAAAATTGTGGTGGCAGAAGCAACATCATCTACTGCActacttaaatttaattttcaaagaaatatccCGGGAATACGTATGTTTCAAATCCAGTACAATGGTACTTATGATGACACCCTTgtttacag AATGATACCTCCTACGAGCAAAACTTTTCTTGTCAATAACCTGGCTGCTGGAACTATGTATGACTTGTGTGTCTTGGCAATATATGATGATGGCATCACTTCCCTCACTGCCACAAGAGTCGTGGGTTGCATCCAGTTTACTACGGAACAGGATTACGTGCGGTGCCATTTCATGCAGTCCCAGTTTCTGGGAGGCACCATGATCATTATTATTGGTGGAATCATTGTAGCATCTGTGCTGGTTTTCATCATCATTCTAATGATCCGGTATAAGGTTTGTAACAACAATGGGCAACACAAGGTTACCAAGGTCAGCAACGTCTACTCTCAAACAAACGGGGCTCAAATACAAGGCTGCAGTGGGACGCTGCCCCAGTCTGTGTCCAAACAAGCTGTGGGTCATGAAGAGAATGCCCAGTGTTGTAAAGTTGCCAGTGACAATGTGATACAACCGTCAGAAACGTGTTCAAGTCAGGACTCCTCTACCACTACCTCCGCTTTGCCTCCTACCTGGACTTCAAGCACGTCTGTGTcccaaaagcagaaaagaaagactGGCACAAAACCAGGTGCCGAACCACAGAGTGAAGCCGTCACAAACGCTGAGTCCCAAAACGTGAACAGGAACAACTCAACTGCCTTGCAGTTAGCTAGTCGACCTCCTGATTCTGAGGGGCCCGCATCTAAAAGAGCACATTCAAAGCCAA ATGCTTTGCCGACTAATGTTGACCAGATTGTCCAGGAAACACAG agGCCGGAGTTAATCTGA
- the LRFN5 gene encoding leucine-rich repeat and fibronectin type-III domain-containing protein 5 isoform X3, producing MEKFLFYLFFIGIAVKAQICPKRCVCQILSPNLATLCAKKGLLFVPPNIDRRTVELRLADNFVTNIKRKDFANMTSLVDLTLSRNTISFITPHAFADLRNLRALHLNSNRLTKITNDMFSGLSNLHHLILNNNQLTLISSTAFDDVFALEELDLSYNNLETIPWDAVEKMVSLHTLSLDHNMIDNIPKGTFSHLHKMTRLDVTSNKLQKLPPDPLFQRAQVLATSGIISPSTFALSFGGNPLHCNCELLWLRRLSREDDLETCASPALLTGRYFWSIPEEEFLCEPPLITRHTHEMRVLEGQRATLRCKARGDPEPAIHWISPEGKLISNATRSLVYDNGTLDILITTVKDTGAFTCIASNPAGEATQTVDLHIIKLPHLLNNTNHIHEPDPGSSDISTSTKSGSNASSSNGDTKISQDKIVVAEATSSTALLKFNFQRNIPGIRMFQIQYNGTYDDTLVYRCFAD from the exons AtggaaaaatttcttttttatctgtttttcattGGCatagcagtgaaagctcagatcTGTCCGAAGCGTTGTGTCTGTCAGATTTTGTCTCCTAATCTTGCAACCCTTTGTGCCAAGAAAGGGCTTTTATTTGTGCCACCAAACATTGACAGAAGAACTGTGGAACTGCGTTTGGCAGACAATTTTGttacaaatattaaaaggaaagattTTGCCAATATGACCAGCTTAGTGGACCTAACTCTGTCCAGGAATACAATAAGTTTTATTACACCTCATGCTTTTGCTGACTTACGGAATCTGAGGGCATTGCATTTGAATAGCAACAGATTGACTAAAATTACAAATGACATGTTCAGTGGGCTTTCCAATCTCCATCACTTGATATTGAACAACAATCAGCTGACTTTAATTTCTTCTACAGCATTTGATGATGTCTTTGCCCTCGAAGAGCTGGATCTGTCGTATAATAATTTAGAAACAATTCCATGGGATGCTGTTGAGAAGATGGTTAGCTTGCACACCCTCAGTTTGGACCACAATATGATTGATAACATTCCTAAGGGGACTTTCTCCCACTTGCACAAGATGACTCGGCTAGATGTAACATCAAATAAACTGCAGAAGCTACCACCTGACCCTCTCTTTCAGAGAGCTCAGGTCCTAGCAACCTCAGGAATCATAAGCCCGTCTACTTTTGCATTAAGTTTTGGCGGAAACCCTTTGCATTGCAATTGTGAACTGCTGTGGTTGAGACGTCTATCCAGAGAAGATGACCTGGAGACCTGTGCTTCTCCAGCACTTTTAACTGGCCGCTATTTTTGGTCCATTCCTGAGGAAGAGTTTTTGTGTGAGCCTCCTCTCATTACTCGGCATACCCACGAGATGAGAGTCCTGGAGGGTCAAAGGGCAACCCTGAGGTGCAAAGCCAGGGGAGACCCCGAACCTGCAATTCACTGGATTTCTCCTGAAGGGAAGCTTATTTCAAATGCAACAAGATCTCTGGTGTATGATAATGGAACACTTGATATTCTTATAACGACTGTGAAGGATACAGGTGCTTTTACCTGCATTGCTTCCAATCCTGCTGGGGAGGCAACACAAACGGTGGATCTTCATATCATTAAGCTCCCTCACTTACTAAACAATACGAACCATATCCACGAGCCTGATCCTGGTTCTTCAGACATCTCCACGTCTACTAAGTCAGGTTCGAATGCAAGCAGTAGTAACGGTGATACTAAAATAAGTCAAGATAAAATTGTGGTGGCAGAAGCAACATCATCTACTGCActacttaaatttaattttcaaagaaatatccCGGGAATACGTATGTTTCAAATCCAGTACAATGGTACTTATGATGACACCCTTgtttacag ATGCTTTGCCGACTAA